One Kitasatospora sp. NBC_01287 DNA window includes the following coding sequences:
- a CDS encoding maltokinase encodes MSEISRSQAHAHRDAGTAPRGPGGPGAPHGAAGAVRSTTGHSQGGNSGRPRIGGSLAVGELVEAALPLIADWLPGQRWYAGKGQAITGLHPLTATPLLTGDPAMLHLLLRVEHGAGADLYQLLLGLRTEAPSGLLPEAVLGSLTHGPYDGATLYDAVHDPELTGRLLGHLATADRFGPLSFRRTPGPGLPSDLLGRAGTAEQSNTSVIYGTSFILKLFRRISPGTNPDLELSLALSRAGSTRIPRVAAWFESRLTGAEPATLGLLQRFLPDAEDGWELALDQVARLKGDPSPGNFAVEAHRLGRATAEVHRVLARALPVARLDREQIGRLATAMTERLDVAAAAVPALRRYRPALHTAFQQLTADHLTGLTVQRIHGDLHLGQAMRTPHGWVLLDFEGEPAKSVAERRVPQPALRDVAAMLRSFDYAAAHLLAGAEPDPQLAHLAASWAARNRTAYCAGYTAAGGTDPASCPELLRALEIDKAVYEVVYEARHRPGWLPIPLTAIHRLATAS; translated from the coding sequence ATGTCGGAAATCTCCCGTTCTCAAGCCCACGCCCACCGCGACGCGGGTACCGCGCCACGCGGTCCGGGCGGTCCAGGTGCTCCGCACGGCGCCGCCGGCGCGGTGCGGAGCACCACCGGGCACAGTCAGGGCGGGAACAGCGGCAGACCGCGGATCGGGGGTTCACTGGCCGTCGGTGAACTCGTCGAGGCCGCTCTGCCGCTGATCGCCGACTGGCTCCCCGGTCAGCGCTGGTACGCGGGCAAGGGCCAGGCGATCACCGGGCTGCACCCGCTCACCGCGACCCCGCTGCTGACCGGCGACCCGGCCATGCTGCACCTGCTGCTGCGGGTGGAGCACGGCGCCGGCGCCGACCTCTACCAGTTGCTCCTGGGCCTGCGCACCGAGGCGCCGTCCGGGCTGCTCCCGGAGGCGGTGCTCGGCAGCCTCACCCACGGCCCCTACGACGGCGCCACCCTCTACGACGCGGTGCACGACCCCGAGCTGACCGGGCGGCTGCTCGGCCACCTGGCCACCGCCGACCGGTTCGGCCCGCTCTCCTTCCGCCGCACCCCTGGTCCCGGCCTGCCCAGCGACCTGCTCGGCCGGGCCGGCACCGCCGAGCAGAGCAACACCTCGGTCATCTACGGCACCTCCTTCATCCTCAAGCTGTTCCGCCGGATCAGCCCGGGCACCAACCCCGACCTGGAGCTCTCGCTCGCCCTCTCGCGGGCCGGCAGCACCCGGATCCCCCGGGTGGCCGCCTGGTTCGAGAGCCGGCTGACGGGCGCCGAACCGGCCACCCTGGGTCTGCTGCAGCGCTTCCTGCCGGATGCGGAGGACGGCTGGGAGCTGGCCCTGGACCAGGTGGCCCGGCTCAAGGGCGACCCCAGCCCCGGCAACTTCGCGGTGGAGGCGCACCGGCTGGGACGGGCCACCGCCGAGGTGCACCGGGTGCTGGCCCGCGCGCTGCCGGTGGCCAGACTGGACCGCGAGCAGATCGGGCGGCTGGCCACCGCGATGACCGAGCGCCTGGACGTGGCCGCCGCCGCCGTCCCGGCGCTGCGCCGCTACCGGCCCGCGCTGCACACCGCCTTCCAGCAGCTGACGGCCGACCACCTGACCGGGCTGACCGTCCAGCGGATCCACGGCGACCTGCACCTGGGGCAGGCGATGCGGACCCCGCACGGCTGGGTGCTGCTGGACTTCGAGGGGGAACCGGCCAAGTCGGTGGCCGAGCGGCGGGTGCCGCAGCCGGCCCTGCGCGACGTGGCGGCGATGCTGCGCTCCTTCGACTACGCGGCGGCCCACCTGCTGGCCGGCGCCGAACCGGACCCCCAACTGGCCCACCTGGCCGCGAGCTGGGCGGCCCGCAACCGCACCGCCTACTGCGCCGGCTACACGGCGGCCGGCGGCACCGATCCGGCGAGCTGCCCGGAGCTGCTGCGGGCGCTGGAGATCGACAAGGCGGTGTACGAGGTGGTCTACGAGGCCCGGCACCGGCCCGGCTGGCTGCCGATCCCGCTCACCGCCATCCACCGCCTCGCCACGGCTTCATGA
- the glgB gene encoding 1,4-alpha-glucan branching enzyme, with the protein MDAPALRLAEAPLPPAEIDRLVGGAHHDPHALLGAHPTTGGTAIRVLRPLAERVTIETAYGPAELTHQQAGLFTGLLPGSAIPAYRLKVRYPGGEPLAQEDGYRFAPTLGELDLHLIREGRHEQLWQALGSHPRTVDGVAGTAFAVWAPNAVGVRLAGDFNHWDGTGFPMRSLGASGVWELFVPGLGVGARYKYEIRTRDGRLLQKADPLARAAQCPPETASVVHVSDYTWGDAQWLERRALSHHHRSPMSVYELHLASWRPGLSYRQLAVELPAYLRELNFTHVEFLPVMEHPFGGSWGYQVSGFYAPTARLGTPDDFKFLIDALHQAGIGVIVDWVPAHFPKDDFALARFDGAPLYEPADPRRAEHPDWGTLEFDYGRTEVRNFLVANAVYWCEEFHIDGLRVDAVASMLYLDYSRQDGQWTPNQYGGRENLDAVAFLQEMNATVYRRCPGVVTIAEESTAWDGVTRPTDTGGLGFGLKWNMGWMHDSLVYISKEPVHRKYHHNELTFSMVYAYSENYVLPISHDEVVHGKGALVAKMPGDWWQQRANHRAYLGFMWAHPGKQLLFMGQEFAQGAEWDHEQGPQWWVLDEGWPAAQEHLGVQRLVGELNRVYRAAPALWEQDTSPDGFRWLDAGAAEDNLLSFVRHPLQGPPLVAVCNFSPVVRHGHRVGLPTLGGAEQLWTEALNTDAERFGGSGVANPALIKAEPVEWNGQSRSAELIIPPLATLWLRPA; encoded by the coding sequence GTGGACGCCCCGGCGCTCCGGCTGGCGGAGGCGCCGCTGCCGCCGGCCGAGATCGACCGGCTGGTCGGCGGCGCCCACCACGACCCGCACGCGCTGCTCGGCGCGCATCCCACCACCGGCGGCACCGCGATCCGGGTGCTGCGCCCGCTGGCCGAACGGGTCACCATCGAGACCGCCTACGGTCCCGCCGAGCTGACCCACCAGCAGGCCGGCCTCTTCACCGGCCTGCTGCCCGGCTCGGCCATCCCGGCCTACCGGCTCAAGGTCCGCTACCCGGGCGGCGAGCCGCTCGCCCAGGAGGACGGCTACCGCTTCGCGCCCACGCTGGGTGAATTGGACCTGCACCTGATCCGCGAGGGGCGGCACGAGCAGCTCTGGCAGGCGCTCGGCTCGCACCCGCGCACGGTGGACGGGGTGGCCGGCACCGCCTTCGCGGTGTGGGCGCCGAACGCGGTCGGGGTGCGGCTGGCGGGCGACTTCAACCACTGGGACGGCACCGGGTTCCCGATGCGCTCGCTGGGCGCCAGCGGGGTCTGGGAGCTCTTCGTGCCCGGACTCGGGGTCGGTGCGCGCTACAAGTACGAGATCCGTACCCGGGACGGGCGGCTGCTGCAGAAGGCCGACCCGCTGGCCCGGGCCGCCCAGTGCCCGCCGGAGACCGCCTCCGTGGTGCACGTCTCCGACTACACCTGGGGTGACGCGCAGTGGCTGGAGCGGCGTGCCCTCAGCCACCACCACCGGTCCCCGATGTCGGTCTACGAGCTGCACCTGGCCTCCTGGCGACCGGGTCTGAGTTACCGTCAGCTGGCGGTGGAGCTGCCGGCCTACCTGCGGGAGCTGAACTTCACGCACGTGGAGTTCCTGCCGGTGATGGAGCACCCGTTCGGCGGCTCCTGGGGCTACCAGGTCTCCGGGTTCTACGCGCCCACCGCCCGGCTGGGCACCCCGGACGACTTCAAGTTCCTGATCGACGCGCTGCACCAGGCCGGCATCGGCGTCATCGTCGACTGGGTGCCGGCGCACTTCCCCAAGGACGACTTCGCGCTGGCCCGCTTCGACGGCGCGCCGCTCTACGAGCCCGCCGACCCGCGCCGCGCCGAGCACCCCGACTGGGGCACCCTGGAGTTCGACTACGGCCGCACCGAGGTGCGCAACTTCCTGGTCGCCAACGCGGTCTACTGGTGCGAGGAGTTCCACATCGACGGCCTGCGGGTGGACGCGGTCGCCTCCATGCTCTACCTCGACTACTCCCGCCAGGACGGGCAGTGGACGCCCAACCAGTACGGCGGCCGGGAGAACCTGGACGCGGTCGCCTTCCTGCAGGAGATGAACGCCACCGTCTACCGCCGCTGCCCCGGCGTGGTCACCATCGCCGAGGAGTCCACCGCCTGGGACGGCGTCACCCGCCCCACCGACACCGGCGGCCTGGGCTTCGGCCTGAAGTGGAACATGGGCTGGATGCACGACTCGCTGGTCTACATCAGCAAGGAGCCCGTCCACCGCAAGTACCACCACAACGAGCTCACCTTCTCGATGGTCTACGCCTACTCCGAGAACTACGTGCTGCCGATCTCGCACGACGAGGTCGTGCACGGCAAGGGCGCGCTGGTCGCCAAGATGCCCGGCGACTGGTGGCAGCAGCGCGCCAACCACCGCGCCTACCTGGGCTTCATGTGGGCCCACCCCGGCAAGCAACTGCTCTTCATGGGACAGGAGTTCGCCCAGGGCGCGGAGTGGGACCACGAACAGGGCCCGCAGTGGTGGGTGCTCGACGAGGGCTGGCCGGCCGCCCAGGAGCACCTGGGCGTGCAGCGGCTGGTCGGCGAGCTCAACCGGGTCTACCGGGCCGCCCCCGCGCTCTGGGAGCAGGACACCAGCCCCGACGGCTTCCGCTGGCTGGACGCCGGTGCCGCCGAGGACAACCTGCTCTCCTTCGTGCGCCACCCGCTCCAGGGCCCGCCGCTGGTGGCGGTCTGCAACTTCTCCCCGGTGGTGCGCCACGGCCACCGGGTCGGCCTGCCCACCCTGGGCGGCGCCGAGCAGCTCTGGACCGAGGCGCTGAACACCGACGCCGAGCGCTTCGGCGGCAGCGGGGTGGCCAACCCCGCGCTGATCAAGGCCGAGCCGGTGGAGTGGAACGGGCAGTCGCGCAGCGCCGAACTGATCATCCCGCCGCTGGCCACCCTCTGGCTGCGCCCGGCCTGA
- a CDS encoding esterase family protein: MALTGTPFFILTIVLFVASIALALAQFRARGKGGAARGTNRRRRAGGGGGGPLRTVGYLATILLCQFTAVALVFVMVNNANQLYDNWGDLLGTSNHVQAVPVPPKDNGLAGDQAAASGPPRQKVSQTFKPASSDAVPKDVKETDLKGKLSGVDGEVLVWTPPQYDDPAYANKSFPVVELLAGYPGSSSTWFGGMAASQQLAPLMKSGQITPFILVSPRVTLLSSNDTGCADVPNKVNAETWLSRDVPQMVMDNFRAADTAAGWAVAGYSAGGHCATRLALGHPDRYRAGISMSGYNDPNGEPDSLTAKDPQLRQNCNPLHLLTSAQSPPNVALWVAGGKGGQGLEDAVALQQAAKAPTAVTTVETPSAHAISTWEPLVVPSFQWLSKLIPAP, from the coding sequence ATGGCACTGACAGGCACCCCCTTCTTCATTCTCACGATCGTCCTCTTCGTGGCCTCGATCGCGCTGGCCCTGGCCCAGTTCAGGGCGCGGGGGAAGGGCGGTGCCGCGCGCGGCACCAACCGGCGCCGCCGGGCCGGGGGCGGGGGCGGCGGCCCGCTGCGGACCGTCGGATACCTGGCGACCATCCTGCTCTGCCAGTTCACCGCCGTGGCGCTGGTCTTCGTGATGGTCAACAACGCGAACCAGCTCTACGACAACTGGGGCGACCTGCTCGGCACCTCGAACCACGTCCAGGCGGTCCCGGTACCGCCCAAGGACAACGGCCTGGCCGGCGACCAGGCGGCCGCCTCGGGACCGCCCCGGCAGAAGGTGTCGCAGACCTTCAAGCCCGCCTCCTCCGACGCGGTGCCCAAGGACGTGAAGGAGACCGACCTCAAGGGCAAGCTCTCCGGGGTGGACGGCGAGGTGCTGGTCTGGACGCCGCCGCAGTACGACGACCCCGCCTACGCGAACAAGAGCTTCCCGGTGGTCGAGCTGCTGGCCGGCTACCCCGGCAGCTCCAGCACCTGGTTCGGCGGGATGGCCGCCAGCCAGCAGCTCGCCCCGCTGATGAAGAGCGGCCAGATCACCCCGTTCATCCTGGTCTCGCCCCGGGTCACACTGCTCAGCAGCAACGACACCGGCTGCGCGGACGTCCCGAACAAGGTCAACGCCGAGACCTGGCTGTCGCGCGACGTGCCGCAGATGGTGATGGACAACTTCCGGGCGGCCGACACCGCGGCCGGCTGGGCGGTGGCCGGCTACTCCGCCGGCGGCCACTGCGCCACCCGCCTCGCGCTGGGCCACCCCGACCGGTACCGCGCCGGGATCAGCATGTCCGGCTACAACGACCCGAACGGCGAGCCGGACTCGCTGACCGCCAAGGACCCCCAGCTGCGCCAGAACTGCAACCCGCTCCACCTGCTCACCAGCGCCCAGAGCCCGCCGAACGTCGCGCTCTGGGTGGCCGGCGGCAAGGGCGGGCAGGGCCTGGAGGACGCCGTCGCCCTGCAGCAGGCCGCGAAGGCACCGACCGCCGTGACCACCGTGGAGACCCCGAGCGCACACGCGATCTCCACCTGGGAGCCGCTGGTGGTCCCCTCCTTCCAGTGGCTCTCCAAGCTGATCCCGGCCCCGTAG
- the pta gene encoding phosphate acetyltransferase: MARSVYVTGIGRGDGRQAVELGVMELLTRQVDRVGVFRPLVHAQAAGEPGADHVVELLRARYRLDLPAAELYGLTYEEAAELQATQGQDELVSTLVDRFRALERKCQAVLVLGTDFADTSIPDELAFNARLANEFGAWVLPVVGGHDQDPPTVIAEVLGAYRAYTDLGCSALAVIANRVVPNSKQRALRGLAPKLPVPVYVIPEELALAAPTVAQLVEATGAEVLLGDAAGLARDVRGFVFGGAMLPTFLPALTEGALVVTPGDRADLLIGSLAAHAAGAPPIAGVLLTLAQHPGQDVLALAARLAPGTPVAVVPEGSWPTAAALTHLEGKLSASSPRKAEIALGLFELHVDTAELTSRIELSRSDRVTPMMFEHELLERARGNRRHVVLPEGTEERVLRAAEILLRRNICDLTLLGEVDAVRRKAASLGITLPQPDQQADRAQLRIVDPATSPLRQGFAELYATVRAHKGMTVELALDVVTDVSYFGTLMVQEGIADGMVSGAVHSTAATIRPAFEVIKTSPGAAIVSSVFFMCLADQVLVYGDCAVNPDPDAQQLADIAIQSAETAAAFGVEPRVAMLSYSTGTSGSGADVDKVRRATELVRSLRPDLLVEGPIQYDAAVDAHVAATKLPGSAVAGRASVLIFPDLNTGNNTYKAVQRSAGAVAVGPVLQGLRKPVNDLSRGALVQDIVNTVAITAIQAQREQDARQEQKEESA, encoded by the coding sequence GTGGCGCGCAGTGTGTACGTGACCGGGATCGGCCGGGGGGACGGTCGGCAGGCCGTCGAACTCGGGGTCATGGAGCTGCTCACCCGCCAGGTGGACCGGGTCGGGGTGTTCCGGCCGCTGGTCCACGCGCAGGCCGCCGGGGAGCCGGGCGCCGACCACGTGGTCGAACTGCTCCGCGCCCGCTACCGGCTGGACCTGCCGGCCGCCGAGCTCTACGGCCTGACCTACGAGGAGGCCGCCGAACTACAGGCCACCCAGGGGCAGGACGAGCTGGTCAGCACCCTGGTCGACCGGTTCCGCGCGCTGGAGCGCAAGTGCCAGGCCGTCCTGGTGCTCGGCACCGACTTCGCGGACACCAGCATCCCGGACGAGCTGGCCTTCAACGCGCGCCTGGCCAACGAGTTCGGCGCCTGGGTGCTGCCGGTGGTCGGCGGCCACGACCAGGACCCGCCCACCGTGATCGCCGAGGTGCTGGGCGCCTACCGCGCCTACACCGACCTGGGCTGCTCGGCGCTGGCGGTGATCGCCAACCGGGTGGTCCCGAACAGCAAGCAGCGGGCGCTGCGCGGCCTGGCCCCCAAGCTGCCGGTGCCCGTCTACGTGATCCCCGAGGAACTCGCGCTGGCCGCACCGACGGTGGCCCAGCTGGTGGAGGCCACCGGTGCCGAGGTGCTGCTCGGCGACGCGGCCGGTCTGGCCCGCGACGTGCGCGGCTTCGTCTTCGGCGGCGCGATGCTGCCCACCTTCCTGCCCGCGCTGACCGAGGGGGCGCTGGTGGTGACCCCGGGCGACCGGGCCGACCTGCTGATCGGCTCGCTCGCCGCGCACGCCGCCGGCGCGCCGCCGATCGCCGGGGTGCTGCTGACCCTGGCTCAGCACCCCGGCCAGGACGTGCTGGCGCTGGCCGCCCGGCTGGCCCCCGGCACCCCGGTCGCGGTGGTCCCGGAGGGCAGCTGGCCGACCGCGGCCGCGCTCACCCACCTGGAGGGCAAGCTCTCCGCGAGCAGCCCGCGGAAGGCCGAGATCGCCCTGGGCCTGTTCGAACTTCATGTGGACACCGCGGAGTTGACCAGCCGGATCGAACTGAGCCGGTCCGACCGGGTGACCCCGATGATGTTCGAGCACGAGCTGCTGGAGCGGGCCCGCGGCAACCGCCGGCACGTGGTGCTGCCCGAGGGCACCGAGGAGCGGGTGCTGCGGGCCGCCGAGATCCTGCTGCGCCGCAACATCTGCGACCTGACCCTGCTCGGCGAGGTGGACGCGGTGCGCCGCAAGGCCGCGAGCCTGGGCATCACGCTGCCGCAGCCGGACCAGCAGGCCGACCGGGCCCAGCTGCGGATCGTCGACCCGGCCACCAGCCCGCTGCGCCAGGGGTTCGCCGAGCTCTACGCCACCGTGCGCGCGCACAAGGGCATGACCGTCGAGCTGGCCCTCGACGTGGTCACCGACGTCAGCTACTTCGGCACCCTGATGGTGCAGGAGGGCATCGCCGACGGCATGGTCTCCGGCGCCGTGCACTCCACCGCCGCGACCATCCGGCCCGCCTTCGAGGTGATCAAGACCTCGCCCGGCGCCGCGATCGTCTCCTCGGTCTTCTTCATGTGCCTGGCCGACCAGGTGCTGGTCTACGGCGACTGCGCGGTCAACCCGGACCCGGATGCCCAGCAACTGGCCGACATCGCGATCCAGTCCGCCGAGACCGCCGCCGCCTTCGGCGTCGAGCCCCGGGTCGCGATGCTCTCCTACTCCACCGGCACCTCCGGCTCGGGCGCGGACGTGGACAAGGTCCGCCGGGCCACCGAGCTGGTCCGCTCGCTCCGTCCCGACCTGCTGGTGGAGGGGCCGATCCAGTACGACGCGGCGGTGGACGCGCACGTGGCCGCCACCAAGCTGCCGGGCTCCGCGGTCGCGGGCCGGGCCAGCGTGCTGATCTTCCCGGACCTGAACACCGGCAACAACACCTACAAGGCCGTGCAGCGCTCGGCCGGCGCGGTCGCGGTCGGACCGGTGCTGCAGGGCCTGCGCAAGCCGGTCAACGACCTGTCCCGCGGGGCGCTGGTGCAGGACATCGTCAACACCGTGGCGATCACCGCCATCCAGGCGCAGCGGGAGCAGGACGCGCGCCAGGAGCAGAAGGAGGAGAGCGCATGA
- a CDS encoding acetate kinase: MTEATRILVLNAGSSSVKYQLIDMVDGSRPAVGLVERIGERGGRLLHTPAGGERRESVRAFPDHWAALQAVAQELAADGLGLDSPELAAIGHRVVHGGMRFTAPTRITDEVLTEIRRLVPVAPLHNPANIIGIEVARALRPDLPQIAVFDTAFHTTIPEHAARYAIDTAVADEHRVRRYGFHGTSHQYVARATARLLGRAPEEVNVIVLHLGNGASASAVAGGVCVETSMGLTPLEGLVMGTRSGDIDPGVIFHLHRVGGLSIDEIDDLLNRRSGLLGLCGDNDMREIIRRTEAGDQAAELAFRAYVHRLRKYLGGYYAVLGHLDAVAFTAGVGENAAPVRAAATAGLEELGIAVDPELNSVRSGEPRLISPAYSRVAVAVVPTDEELEIAQQAYALVRTS, encoded by the coding sequence ATGACCGAGGCGACCCGGATCCTGGTGCTCAACGCCGGCTCCTCGTCGGTCAAGTACCAGCTGATCGACATGGTGGACGGCTCGCGGCCGGCGGTCGGCCTGGTGGAGCGGATCGGCGAGCGCGGCGGGCGGCTGCTGCACACCCCCGCCGGCGGCGAGCGGCGCGAGTCGGTGCGGGCCTTCCCCGACCACTGGGCCGCGCTGCAGGCGGTGGCCCAGGAGCTGGCCGCCGACGGCCTGGGCCTGGACTCCCCCGAGCTCGCGGCGATCGGGCACCGGGTGGTGCACGGCGGCATGCGGTTCACCGCGCCCACCCGGATCACCGACGAGGTGCTGACCGAGATCCGCCGCCTGGTGCCGGTGGCCCCGCTGCACAACCCGGCCAACATCATCGGCATCGAGGTGGCCCGGGCGCTGCGCCCCGACCTGCCGCAGATCGCGGTCTTCGACACCGCCTTCCACACCACGATCCCCGAGCACGCGGCCCGCTACGCGATCGACACCGCGGTGGCCGACGAGCACCGGGTGCGCCGCTACGGCTTCCACGGCACCTCCCACCAGTACGTCGCGCGGGCCACCGCGCGGCTGCTCGGCAGGGCGCCGGAGGAGGTCAACGTGATCGTGCTGCACCTGGGCAACGGCGCCTCGGCCTCGGCGGTGGCCGGCGGGGTCTGCGTGGAGACCTCGATGGGCCTCACCCCGCTGGAGGGCCTGGTGATGGGCACCAGGTCGGGCGACATCGACCCGGGCGTGATCTTCCACCTGCACCGGGTCGGCGGCCTGTCCATCGACGAGATCGACGACCTGCTGAACCGCCGCAGCGGCCTGCTCGGCCTCTGCGGGGACAACGACATGCGCGAGATCATCCGCCGCACCGAGGCCGGCGACCAGGCCGCCGAGCTGGCCTTCCGGGCCTACGTCCACCGGCTGCGCAAGTACCTCGGCGGCTACTACGCGGTGCTCGGCCACCTGGACGCCGTCGCCTTCACCGCCGGGGTGGGCGAGAACGCGGCGCCCGTGCGCGCGGCGGCCACCGCCGGCCTGGAGGAGCTGGGCATCGCGGTGGACCCCGAGCTGAACTCGGTCCGCTCCGGCGAGCCGCGGCTGATCTCACCGGCCTACTCGCGGGTCGCGGTGGCCGTGGTGCCCACCGACGAGGAGCTGGAGATCGCCCAGCAGGCGTACGCGCTGGTCCGCACGAGCTAG
- the pyk gene encoding pyruvate kinase yields MRRAKIVCTLGPATDSYEQLKAIVEAGMNVARLNMSHGSHAEHEERYRKVRQVSEDTGRTIGVLADLQGPKIRLATFANGPVTVDNGDTFTITTEDVPGDQFICGTTYKGLPGDVKPGDPILINDGVIALEVVSVDGPRVKTVVIEGGVLSNNKGINLPGAAVNVPALSEKDKDDLRFSLRLGVDMVALSFVRNAGDIDDVHKVMDEVGIRVPVIAKIEKPQAVEAMEEIVLAFDAIMVARGDLAVEYPLEKVPLVQKKLITLARRNAKPVIVATQMMESMIHASRPTRAEVSDVANAILDGTDAVMLSAESSVGKFPVETVKTMSRIAEQAEVELLAQGLQPLNPGRKPRTQGGSVARAACELGDFLDAKALVAFTKSGDTARRLSRYRSPIPVIAFTPDAATRNQLSLSWGVEAYVTEQVATTDEMVLQVDRELLSLKRLDEGDTAIVTAGSPPGVPGNTNMVQVHHLGSRNSN; encoded by the coding sequence ATGCGCCGAGCGAAAATTGTCTGCACCCTGGGTCCGGCCACGGACTCCTACGAACAGCTGAAGGCCATCGTCGAAGCGGGCATGAACGTCGCCCGTCTGAACATGAGCCACGGCTCCCACGCGGAGCACGAGGAGCGGTACCGCAAGGTCCGCCAGGTGTCCGAGGACACCGGTCGCACCATCGGTGTGCTGGCCGACCTGCAGGGCCCCAAGATCCGACTGGCGACCTTCGCCAACGGACCGGTGACCGTTGACAACGGCGACACGTTCACCATCACCACCGAGGACGTCCCCGGTGACCAGTTCATCTGCGGCACCACCTACAAGGGCCTGCCCGGCGACGTGAAGCCCGGCGACCCGATCCTGATCAACGATGGCGTCATCGCCCTGGAGGTCGTCAGCGTCGACGGCCCGCGGGTGAAGACCGTAGTGATCGAGGGCGGGGTGCTCTCCAACAACAAGGGCATCAACCTGCCCGGCGCGGCCGTCAACGTGCCCGCCCTGTCCGAGAAGGACAAGGACGACCTGCGCTTCTCGCTCCGCCTGGGCGTCGACATGGTCGCCCTCTCCTTCGTGCGCAACGCCGGCGACATCGACGACGTGCACAAGGTGATGGACGAGGTCGGGATCCGCGTCCCGGTCATCGCCAAGATCGAGAAGCCGCAGGCGGTCGAGGCGATGGAGGAGATCGTCCTCGCCTTCGACGCGATCATGGTCGCCCGCGGCGACCTCGCGGTGGAGTACCCGCTGGAGAAGGTCCCGCTGGTCCAGAAGAAGCTGATCACGCTGGCCCGCCGCAACGCCAAGCCGGTGATCGTCGCCACCCAGATGATGGAGTCGATGATCCACGCCTCGCGCCCGACCCGCGCCGAGGTCTCCGACGTCGCCAACGCGATCCTGGACGGCACCGACGCGGTGATGCTCTCCGCCGAGTCCAGCGTCGGCAAGTTCCCGGTCGAGACGGTCAAGACGATGAGCCGGATCGCCGAGCAGGCCGAGGTCGAGCTGCTGGCCCAGGGCCTGCAGCCGCTCAACCCGGGCCGCAAGCCCCGCACCCAGGGCGGCTCGGTGGCCCGCGCGGCCTGCGAGCTGGGCGACTTCCTGGACGCCAAGGCGCTGGTGGCCTTCACCAAGTCCGGTGACACCGCCCGCCGGCTCTCCCGCTACCGGTCGCCGATCCCGGTGATCGCCTTCACCCCGGACGCCGCCACCCGCAACCAGCTCTCGCTGAGCTGGGGCGTGGAGGCCTACGTGACCGAGCAGGTGGCCACCACCGACGAGATGGTGCTGCAGGTCGACCGCGAGCTGCTGTCGCTGAAGCGGCTGGACGAGGGCGACACCGCCATCGTCACCGCCGGCTCGCCCCCCGGCGTGCCGGGCAACACCAACATGGTCCAGGTGCACCACCTGGGATCGCGCAACAGCAACTGA
- a CDS encoding DUF6114 domain-containing protein — translation MTSATAPIWPDGAGLFTRARLRFRAWRRTRPFWGGLLSVLGGLPILYFPYAHLTLSGVTMAMSTTAGAGSLVIGLLMMALGVSAWFQPATRFFCGIAVTILALISIPVSNLGGFVLGLLLGLIGGGLLCSWAPLKEPKAAAAPPVEAGVAMSVAATEQATVPEQATAAELAAGPVAELAAGPTAETAVIPEQAGTTEQAGDLK, via the coding sequence GTGACCAGCGCAACTGCCCCCATCTGGCCCGACGGTGCCGGCCTGTTCACCCGGGCGCGGCTGAGGTTCCGCGCCTGGCGCCGGACCCGGCCGTTCTGGGGCGGCCTGCTGTCCGTCCTCGGCGGGCTCCCGATCCTGTACTTCCCCTACGCGCATCTGACCCTCTCCGGGGTCACCATGGCGATGTCCACCACGGCCGGCGCCGGATCGCTGGTCATCGGCCTGCTGATGATGGCGCTCGGGGTCTCGGCCTGGTTCCAGCCGGCCACCCGCTTCTTCTGCGGGATCGCGGTGACCATCCTGGCGCTGATCTCGATCCCGGTCTCCAACCTCGGCGGCTTCGTGCTCGGCCTGCTGCTGGGGCTGATCGGCGGCGGGCTGCTCTGCTCCTGGGCGCCGCTGAAGGAGCCCAAGGCCGCGGCCGCGCCGCCGGTCGAGGCGGGGGTGGCGATGTCCGTCGCCGCGACCGAGCAGGCGACCGTGCCCGAGCAGGCGACCGCTGCCGAACTCGCCGCCGGACCCGTTGCCGAACTCGCTGCCGGGCCCACGGCCGAGACCGCGGTGATCCCCGAGCAGGCCGGCACGACCGAGCAGGCGGGAGACCTGAAGTGA
- a CDS encoding DUF6230 family protein, with the protein MSQSYGKTRWKRFALVMVPSIAATAVVGVSIAQSALAASFSVSGQQFKVTADQLHGTNFAQFGSVDVGADKSPHVVAISAFDKASIHNLCQSVVYNLGPLGTYTLQLHAGTAPVNGDISTDTKQVQASNLLIDLNQLNADATFQQINIGQDASTLSGSATKGWKAIDGSGLPTGATGFAQSAPVADLSGVQQTAWATSAGTFALPGLSLNIVTGDKECY; encoded by the coding sequence ATGTCCCAGTCTTATGGCAAGACCCGCTGGAAGCGCTTCGCCCTCGTGATGGTGCCCAGCATCGCCGCGACCGCCGTCGTCGGCGTCAGCATCGCGCAGAGCGCGCTGGCCGCCTCGTTCAGCGTCTCGGGCCAGCAGTTCAAGGTGACCGCCGACCAGCTGCACGGCACCAACTTCGCCCAGTTCGGCTCCGTCGACGTGGGCGCCGACAAGAGCCCGCACGTGGTCGCGATCTCGGCCTTCGACAAGGCCAGCATCCACAACCTGTGCCAGTCCGTGGTCTACAACCTCGGTCCGCTCGGCACCTACACCCTGCAGCTCCACGCCGGCACCGCGCCGGTGAACGGCGACATCTCGACCGACACCAAGCAGGTCCAGGCCTCCAACCTGCTGATCGACCTGAACCAGCTGAACGCCGACGCGACGTTCCAGCAGATCAACATCGGCCAGGACGCCTCCACCCTGTCCGGCAGCGCCACCAAGGGCTGGAAGGCCATTGACGGCAGCGGTCTGCCGACCGGCGCCACCGGCTTCGCCCAGTCCGCCCCGGTGGCCGACCTGTCGGGTGTCCAGCAGACCGCCTGGGCCACCTCGGCCGGCACCTTCGCGCTGCCCGGTCTGAGCCTGAACATCGTGACGGGCGACAAGGAGTGCTACTAG